A region of Denticeps clupeoides chromosome 19, fDenClu1.1, whole genome shotgun sequence DNA encodes the following proteins:
- the st14a gene encoding ST14 transmembrane serine protease matriptase a encodes MDAMDTGPRYTPDHELEMAVQFLPASDSKKLEKRKGLGKLTIVLSAVAFAFILSLIIGLLLWHYHLRGEANIKKIYAGSMRLTNQAFVNGYENPNSTEFKDLASQVVSQLNEIYYKEPKLRKNYISSTVQAFSEGSVIAYYLSEFHVPEKDQVEVDRIISSIDKLQGRTGSSSRLLIDAINYSALDSRMVSSTKQSTRYAQHLQPNVASVIESPGFPNYPYPSNTMVQWELRADPGYIIKLEFESFSLEENCKNDFVKVYDSLVAIESRVLNEICGVFSDHLTFHSSGNVMLVTLVTNDVMNFPGFRARATQVPLSTTTCGGILTGNSGTFTSPKYPDFYPQLTQCEWTIRVPQGKFVKVVFDKFRMVEPGQSNSVCQKDYVEIGTRKMCGTSSNLMEASQSNEMTVKFISDSSYVDRGFSATYTAYEPSDPCPLMFLCANKRCIKPVQKCDGWNDCGDSSDEKNCQCGATQVSCKNGFCKPMFWKCDGINDCGDNTDEENCGVCKPDEFTCANDHCVSMKMRCDGQNDCDDGSDEATCGKEAIDVPCTDKTYKCKNNKCVNSLNPECDGVKDCSDGSDEQNCDCGKQYTKSAGRIVGGQDAVDGEWPWQVSLQVRGSHVCGASIISDSWIVTAAHCVQDDTKTRYSQPQTWEAYFGLHTQKDKSKAEKRNLKQVIAHPSYNTYTFDYDMALMELDRPLTFGNKIRPICLPSPSYSFPAGKSVWITGWGATKEGGFAATVLQKAEVRLINETVCNNLMNGLLTSRMMCAGVLTGGVDACQGDSGGPLNSLNAPGGHTFLAGVVSWGDGCARRNKPGIYTTVSKFRGWIKERTGV; translated from the exons ATGGACGCGATGGACACGGGACCGCGTTATACTCCG GACCACGAACTTGAGATGGCCGTGCAGTTTCTGCCAGCCTCTGACTCTAAAAAGCTGGAGAAGAGGAAGGGTCTGGGGAAGCTCACCATTGTGCTCAGTGCGGTAGCATTTGCTTTCATATTGTCACTCATCATTGGACTGCTGCTCTGGCATTACCACT TACGCGGTGAAGCCAACATTAAGAAAATTTACGCTGGCTCAATGCGGCTCACTAACCAGGCATTTGTTAATGGTTACGAGAACCCAAACAGCACTGAATTCAAAGACCTGGCCAGCCAGGTAGTCTCACAG CTGAATGAAATCTACTACAAGGAACCAAAGCTGAGGAAAAACTACATAAGTTCAACTGTGCAAGCTTTCAG CGAGGGCAGTGTAATTGCATACTACTTGTCCGAGTTTCACGTTCCTGAAAAAGACCAGGTGGAAGTGGATCGCATCATCTCCTCCATTGACAAGCTGCAGGGACGTACAGGCAGCAGTAGCAGACTCCTCATTGACGCCATTAACTATTCAG CTTTAGATTCAAGGATGGTGTCATCAACAAAAC AGTCTACCAGATACGCCCAACACCTGCAGCCAAATGTGGCCAGTGTCATAGAATCACCTGGCTTCCCCAACTACCCATACCCCTCCAACACCATGGTCCAGTGGGAGCTTAGGGCAGACCCTGGCTACATCATTAAGCTCGAATTTGAGTCATTCAGCCTGGAGGAGAACTGCAAaaatgactttgtgaaagtgtaCGACTCGCTGGTGGCCATCGAGAGCCGTGTGTTGAACGA gatTTGTGGGGTTTTCAGTGACCACCTGACTTTTCACTCCTCCGGCAATGTTATGCTGGTCACACTGGTTACTAATGATGTCATGAACTTCCCGGGATTCAGGGCTCGTGCAACACAGGTTCCACTGTCCACAA CTACCTGTGGTGGGATACTGACGGGTAATTCAGGCACTTTTACCTCACCAAAGTACCCAGACTTCTACCCACAGCTTACCCAATGTGAATGGACAATCAGG GTTCCTCAAGGTAAATTTGTTAAAGTGGTCTTTGACAAGTTCCGGATGGTTGAGCCAGGACAGTCCAATTCCGTCTGTCAGAAGGATTATGTGGAGATTGGCACAAGAAA GATGTGTGGGACATCCAGCAATTTAATGGAAGCATCCCAGAGCAACGAAATGACTGTGAAGTTCATCTCTGATTCTTCATACGTAGACCGTGGCTTTTCAGCTACGTACACTGCCTATGAACCCAGTGACC CTTGTCCTCTGATGTTCCTCTGTGCCAACAAGCGTTGCATTAAACCTGTACAGAAGTGTGATGGATGGAATGACTGTGGAGACAGCAGCGACGAGAAAAACTGCC AGTGTGGTGCCACTCAAGTCAGCTGTAAAAATGGCTTTTGTAAGCCTATGTTCTGGAAATGCGATGGCATCAATGATTGTGGGGATAACACTGACGAGGAGAACTGCG GTGTCTGCAAGCCAGATGAATTTACATGTGCAAATGATCACTGCGTCTCAATGAAGATGCGTTGTGATGGCCAAAATGACTGCGACGATGGGTCGGATGAAGCTACATGTGGGAAGG AAGCCATAGATGTGCCTTGCACAGACAAGACGTACAAGTGTAAGAACAACAAGTGTGTGAACTCGTTGAATCCGGAGTGTGATGGCGTCAAGGACTGTTCCGATGGTTCCGATGAGCAAAACTGTG ATTGCGGTAAACAGTATACAAAGTCAGCAGGGCGCATCGTTGGAGGACAGGATGCTGTCGATGGGGAGTGGCCCTGGCAGGTCAGCCTCCAAGTCAGGGGGTCTCACGTGTGTGGAGCCTCCATCATCAGTGATAGCTGGATagtcactgctgcccactgtgtACAGGATGACACCAAAACCAG GTACTCTCAGCCCCAAACCTGGGAAGCATATTTTGGGCTCCACACCCAGAAGGACAAGTCCAAGGCAGAGAAGAGAAACTTGAAACAGGTCATTGCGCACCCATCCTACAACACGTACACATTCGATTACGACATGGCCCTGATGGAGTTGGACAGACCTCTGACTTTTGGGAACAAGATCCGACCCATCTGTCTGCCTTCACCTTCATACTCATTTCCAGCCGGCAAGTCTGTTTGGATCACGGGTTGGGGTGCCACCAAGGAAGGAG GTTTTGCTGCGACTGTGCTTCAGAAAGCAGAGGTACGACTCATTAACGAGACTGTCTGCAATAACCTGATGAATGGCCTGCTGACATCACGCATGATGTGTGCCGGAGTTCTGACTGGCGGTGTGGACGCCTGCCAG GGGGATTCTGGTGGTCCCCTGAACAGCTTAAACGCTCCAGGTGGCCACACATTCCTAGCTGGCGTGGTGAGCTGGGGTGACGGCTGCGCTCGGCGAAACAAGCCCGGTATCTACACCACTGTCTCAAAGTTTCGTGGTTGGATAAAGGAGCGTACAGGGGTTTAG